A window from Synechococcus sp. RSCCF101 encodes these proteins:
- a CDS encoding AAA family ATPase: MQLISARLRDYRLHRELDLRFDRRLTLITGPNQSGKSTLAEALHRVLFLPARSGGALLEAMRTDPFVADPRVELVLRSGGGDWTLRKRFAGSRGSVTLQDPSGRSFKGDEAEEALARLVGTAAVARNRSAAEQLRERWGHLWVWQGSSSANPLERSAAAYDHDRLVERLQAGTGPTVQSALDLSVSESIEARWSAIHTPGSASRAPQVRKGSPLAAARQAARDASDELAAIEGLIREQQQEQETCERAGAALARLAAAWPQRQQEQRDLQQRQETCRSLQQAIGLEEAALKALGQQLQQPLADREQLRSQLRRREALEAELAPQARALETLRGEQAQRQQALDRARTELETLRRRAAELRGDALRLEQRHRHATALRQQRGLAERLSAIGRLQGELEQLEKDLARLPAIDAGAVERLRTLQQQHDTARARAEAMAAGLEVLQAGLSVRLDGRPLEAGSRCTLSQAGLLEVGDAVAIRLLPGGGGSIEAAKKELEAAAAALARGLDAGGVASVEAAATTERRRSDLLAQRERLLEQRGSDDAAALKHRQERVQEQIEALPEHPEDEAAMDRDPEARLIQLEQELQQARSERDQAQAAAERQAGLASQAERALEEGRRAIEAADAGLAQARDQLLQTRTRIDEVLTRAGSLQELEAAVQQLETQRTAAEGRLAGHRRELAALDPEDLARRAQELTREIGAMQEQQRQAEAARIRAESRLQGNGSRDLQAEREQKQAQLEACGQEQQRLETEANVLSLLRRLLEEERNAMASRYTAPISERISAYLAPVFAEVPRADLSYDARNGFGDLGWRRGGEAAFPFAVLSTGAREQFAAALRLAMAEVLAEAYEGCLPLVFDDAFAACDPERQQGVHRMLRQAADRGLQVIVLSCDPERSALLEAATRIELGS, encoded by the coding sequence ATGCAACTGATCTCCGCCCGCCTGCGCGACTACCGGCTGCACCGGGAGCTGGACCTGCGCTTCGACCGGCGGCTGACGCTGATCACCGGCCCCAACCAGTCGGGCAAGAGCACCCTGGCCGAAGCCCTGCACCGGGTGCTGTTTCTGCCGGCCCGCAGCGGCGGCGCCCTGCTCGAGGCCATGCGCACCGATCCGTTCGTGGCCGATCCCAGGGTGGAGCTGGTGCTGCGCAGCGGCGGCGGCGACTGGACCCTGCGCAAGCGCTTCGCCGGCAGTCGCGGCAGCGTCACCCTGCAGGACCCGAGCGGCCGCAGCTTCAAGGGCGATGAGGCGGAGGAGGCGCTGGCACGGCTGGTGGGCACGGCCGCCGTGGCCCGCAACCGCAGCGCCGCCGAACAGCTGCGCGAACGCTGGGGGCATCTCTGGGTGTGGCAGGGCTCCTCCAGCGCCAACCCGCTCGAGCGATCAGCCGCCGCCTACGACCACGACCGTCTGGTGGAACGGCTCCAGGCCGGCACGGGGCCCACGGTGCAGTCGGCCCTGGATCTGAGCGTGAGCGAGTCGATCGAGGCGCGCTGGTCCGCCATCCACACCCCCGGCAGCGCCAGCCGCGCACCGCAGGTGCGCAAGGGCTCGCCGCTGGCCGCCGCGCGGCAGGCCGCGCGGGACGCCAGCGATGAACTGGCCGCGATCGAGGGGCTGATCCGGGAGCAGCAGCAGGAGCAGGAGACCTGTGAACGGGCCGGCGCCGCCCTGGCGCGGCTGGCCGCCGCCTGGCCCCAGCGGCAGCAGGAGCAACGGGACCTGCAGCAGCGCCAGGAGACCTGCCGCAGCCTGCAGCAGGCGATCGGCCTGGAGGAGGCCGCACTGAAGGCCCTCGGCCAGCAGCTGCAGCAACCCCTGGCGGACCGCGAGCAACTCCGCAGCCAGCTGCGCCGCCGGGAAGCCCTCGAAGCGGAGCTGGCCCCTCAGGCCAGGGCGCTTGAAACGCTGCGGGGCGAGCAGGCGCAGCGGCAGCAGGCCCTCGATCGGGCCCGCACGGAGCTGGAGACCCTGCGGCGTCGTGCAGCGGAACTCCGCGGCGATGCGCTTCGTCTTGAGCAGCGCCATCGCCACGCCACAGCCCTGAGGCAGCAGCGGGGCCTGGCGGAACGGCTCAGCGCGATCGGCCGGCTCCAGGGCGAGCTGGAGCAGCTGGAGAAGGACCTCGCCCGGCTGCCGGCGATCGATGCCGGCGCGGTGGAGCGGCTGCGGACTCTGCAGCAGCAGCACGACACCGCCCGGGCCCGGGCCGAGGCGATGGCCGCCGGCCTTGAGGTGCTGCAGGCCGGCCTGTCGGTGCGGCTCGACGGGCGGCCGCTGGAGGCCGGCAGCCGCTGCACCCTCAGTCAGGCCGGCCTGCTGGAGGTGGGCGATGCCGTGGCCATCCGCCTGCTGCCTGGTGGCGGCGGCTCGATCGAAGCGGCCAAGAAGGAGCTTGAGGCCGCCGCGGCAGCCCTGGCGCGCGGGCTGGACGCCGGGGGGGTGGCGTCGGTGGAGGCGGCGGCGACCACCGAACGGCGCCGCAGCGACCTATTGGCACAGCGCGAGCGTCTGTTGGAGCAACGCGGCAGCGACGATGCCGCCGCCCTGAAGCATCGGCAGGAGCGGGTGCAGGAGCAGATCGAGGCGCTGCCGGAGCATCCGGAGGACGAGGCCGCGATGGATCGGGACCCCGAGGCCCGGCTCATCCAGCTCGAGCAGGAGCTGCAGCAGGCCCGCAGCGAGCGCGATCAGGCCCAGGCGGCGGCGGAGCGGCAGGCAGGGCTCGCCTCCCAGGCCGAGCGGGCCCTGGAGGAGGGCCGGCGCGCGATCGAGGCTGCGGACGCCGGGCTGGCTCAGGCCCGCGATCAGTTGCTGCAGACCCGCACCCGCATCGACGAGGTGCTCACACGCGCCGGCTCGCTGCAGGAGCTGGAGGCCGCCGTGCAGCAGCTGGAGACGCAGCGGACCGCGGCGGAAGGCCGCCTCGCCGGACATCGCCGCGAGCTGGCCGCCCTCGATCCGGAGGATCTGGCGCGCCGCGCACAGGAGCTGACCCGGGAGATCGGGGCGATGCAGGAGCAGCAGCGGCAGGCGGAAGCGGCCCGCATCCGCGCCGAAAGCCGGCTGCAGGGCAACGGCAGCCGCGATCTGCAGGCGGAGCGGGAGCAGAAGCAGGCCCAGCTGGAGGCCTGCGGCCAGGAGCAGCAGCGGCTGGAGACCGAAGCCAATGTGCTGAGCCTGCTGCGCCGCCTGCTGGAGGAGGAGCGCAACGCCATGGCCAGCCGCTACACCGCACCGATCAGCGAGCGCATCAGCGCTTATCTGGCCCCGGTGTTCGCTGAGGTGCCGCGGGCAGACCTCAGCTACGACGCCCGCAACGGCTTCGGCGATCTCGGCTGGCGGCGGGGCGGGGAGGCCGCCTTTCCCTTCGCTGTGCTCAGCACCGGAGCCCGCGAGCAGTTCGCCGCGGCCCTGCGCCTGGCGATGGCGGAGGTGCTGGCCGAGGCTTACGAGGGTTGCCTGCCGCTGGTCTTCGATGACGCCTTCGCCGCCTGCGATCCCGAGCGCCAGCAGGGGGTGCACCGCATGCTGCGGCAGGCCGCCGATCGGGGCCTGCAGGTGATCGTGCTCAGCTGCGATCCGGAACGCAGCGCCCTACTGGAGGCCGCGACCCGGATCGAGCTGGGGAGCTGA
- a CDS encoding metallophosphoesterase: protein MLRILHSADWQLGKPYARVADSDKRARLRQERLEAIGRLGALARERQAACILVAGDLFDAPQPSRAQVSAACSAIGAIDRPVLAIPGNHDHGGPGSLWQERYFLEEREQLAPNLHVLLEREPVDLRRYGLPPGLLLPCPLLRRSEPGDPTAWLRSLHWNALPGGPRIVLAHGSIQEFGGGSGPADADDENPPLSGNRIDLAALPASELDYIALGDWHGLKQVAPRAWYSGCHEMDRFPRAADYRSGQALLVTLERGGPPEVEVLPTGAIGWHQIAHRFSDDADLERLEQRVADAIGSRSNRDLLLLELDGSLSLAAAAALKELLQRLEARLLRLKLRDRTSVAPDPAELRQLTERAGDPLVARVARRLQQLQEDAEQGELARLALRELHRSCTSC, encoded by the coding sequence ATGCTCCGCATCCTCCATAGCGCCGACTGGCAGCTCGGCAAGCCCTATGCCCGCGTCGCCGACAGCGACAAGCGGGCCCGGCTGCGGCAGGAGCGGCTGGAGGCCATCGGCCGGCTGGGAGCCCTGGCCCGTGAGCGGCAGGCCGCCTGCATCCTGGTGGCGGGGGATCTCTTCGATGCGCCCCAGCCCAGCCGGGCCCAGGTGTCGGCCGCCTGCAGCGCCATCGGCGCCATCGATCGACCGGTGCTGGCGATTCCCGGCAACCACGACCACGGCGGGCCGGGCAGCCTCTGGCAGGAGCGCTACTTCCTCGAGGAGCGCGAACAGCTGGCCCCGAATCTGCACGTGCTGCTGGAGCGCGAGCCGGTGGATCTGCGCCGCTACGGGCTGCCGCCCGGCCTGCTGCTGCCCTGCCCGCTGCTGCGCCGCAGCGAGCCCGGTGATCCCACCGCCTGGCTGCGCAGCCTCCACTGGAACGCCCTGCCAGGCGGACCCCGCATCGTGCTGGCCCACGGCTCGATCCAGGAGTTCGGCGGCGGCAGCGGCCCCGCTGATGCCGACGACGAGAATCCGCCGCTGAGCGGCAACCGCATCGACCTGGCCGCTCTGCCCGCCAGCGAACTCGATTACATCGCCCTCGGCGACTGGCACGGCCTCAAGCAGGTGGCGCCCCGGGCCTGGTACAGCGGCTGCCATGAGATGGACCGCTTCCCGCGCGCGGCCGACTACCGCTCCGGCCAGGCGCTGCTGGTGACGCTGGAGCGGGGCGGTCCGCCCGAGGTGGAGGTGCTGCCCACCGGCGCCATCGGCTGGCACCAGATCGCCCACCGCTTCAGCGACGACGCCGATCTGGAGCGGCTGGAGCAGCGGGTTGCTGACGCCATCGGCAGTCGCAGCAACCGGGACCTGCTCCTGCTCGAACTCGACGGCAGCCTCAGCCTGGCGGCGGCCGCCGCTCTGAAGGAGCTGCTGCAGCGGCTTGAGGCCCGGCTGCTGCGCCTCAAGCTGCGCGATCGCACCAGCGTCGCGCCCGACCCGGCGGAGCTGCGCCAGCTCACGGAACGGGCCGGCGATCCCCTGGTGGCCCGCGTCGCCCGGCGTCTGCAGCAGCTGCAGGAGGATGCCGAGCAGGGCGAGCTGGCCCGGCTGGCGCTGCGGGAGCTGCACCGCAGCTGCACCAGCTGCTGA